GCGTCTGGAGGAACTGGCGATATTCCTGGCCGGATGGCAGGGGCGGGTGAGCCCGCGGCTGGACCAGGTGCAGGCGCTGATCTTTGCAGGCAATCATGGGGTCATGGCGCAGGGGGTCAGCCCCTTTCCGACCTCGGTTACCGCACAGATGGTGCAGAATTTCCGCAATGGTGGCGCGGCGATCAACCAGATTTGCGCAGCCGCCGGGGCCGATCTGACGGTGATGCCGCTGGAACTTGACCGAGCCACGGGCGATTTTACACAGGGCAACGCCATGAGCGCGCAGGAGGTTCACGAAGCCATGGCCTGCGGTGCTGATGCTGTCAGCCCCGATAGCGACCTGATCCTGCTTGGTGAAATGGGCATCGGCAATTCGACGGTCGCAGCCGCGCTGGCGGCATCTGTCTTTGGCGGCGAGGCCGGGGATTGGGTCGGGCCCGGTGCCGGTGCTGCCGGAGAGATGCTGGCCCGCAAACGTCGCGTGGTGGCCGAGGGGCTGGCCCGCCACAAGCCTGACACTGCCCGCGAAACGCTGGCGGCTTTCGGCGGGCGCGAACAGGCAGCGATCTGTGGGGCTGTCCTGAGGGCGCGGGAACTGGGTATCCCGGTTCTTCTGGACGGGTTCATCTGCTCGGCGGCGGCTGCTGTCCTGACGCGTGACGACCCCGAGGCATTGTCGCATTGCCTGCTGGGCCATGAAAGCGCCGAGCCCGGCTATCAGCGCCTGATGGCGGGGCTGAAAATGCGCCCGATCCTGTCGCTGGACATGCGTCTGGGCGAGGGAAGCGGTGCAGCCATGGCGCTGATGATCCTGCGCGGCGCATTGTCATGTCACAACGGGATGGCGACCTTCGCCGAGGCCGGCATTGGCTAGGGTGCAGCAATTCCTGCTGGCGACGGTCTTTCTGACCCGTCTGCCGCTGGGGCGGTTCCTGCCTGCACGAGAATTGGCGCTGCTCGACAGTGTCTGGGCCTTTCCGCTTGTCGGAGGGCTGATCGGCCTTTTGGCGGGGTTGCCGCTGATGTTCGACGGTCCACCCCTTCTGCTGGCGGCCCTGTCGCTGGCCCTGTCGGTTCTGCTGACCGGGGCCCTGCATGAGGACGGTCTGGCTGATTTCGCAGATTCTGCCGGTGGAAAGGATCGCGACGGCCGTCTGGAGATCATGCGCGATTCGCGGATTGGCAGTTATGGTGTCATGGCATTGATCCTGTCATCGGGGCTGCGTCTTGCCGCGCTGGCGGCCATCGCCGGTCCCATGCCGCTGATTGCTGCGGCGGTTTGCGGGCGTGCGGCCGTGGTTATCACCATGGCATCTCTTCTGCCTGCACGTGAGGACGGTCTGGGCCGTGGCGCCGGACGGCCCGGCTGGCGCGTGGTGATCTTGTCATTTGCCTTCGCGCTGGTCGCCTTGCTGATGGTCGGAGATGGCGCGATACTGGCCATGCTTGCCGGGCTTGCCATGTTGAGCGGGGTCATCCGTCAGGCGCGGATCAGATTGGGCGGTCAGACCGGTGACGTGCTGGGCTCTGTCTCGGTTCTGGTCGAGACGACGGTCCTTTGTGTCTTTGCCCTTGTGTCAGGCAGTTAGGACAGGGCTGATTTTCTTGACCGGTATCGCCGCTTCGCGCATAGCTGGGAACTTCAGACGTTCCGCCGGCACAGGCGGTCTGCGGAGGCGGAGAAAGACCGAGGGAGGTTGACTATGGAAGGGCTGCTTGCCCTGTCACGCGGGATTGACCGCGTTAACACATTGATCGGTCGCAATGCGTCCTGGCTGATCCTGCTGGCCGTCTTTGTCAGTGCCATCAATGCGATCATTCGCAAGATGTTCAGTATTTCATCCAACGCATGGCTGGAGCTGCAATGGTATCTCTATGGCGGTGCCTTCATGCTGGCCGCAGCTTATACATTGCTGGAAAACGAACATATCCGCATCGACATCATCTATGGCCGCTGGTCGCGACGCACGCAGCACTGGATCGACCTGCTGGGAACGGTGTTTTTCCTGATTCCCTTCGTATTGCTGATGGTCTGGCTGGTCTTTCCTTCGATGATGACATCGCTGCGCACACATGAAATCTCGATGAATGCGGGCGGATTGCTGATCTGGCCCGCCAAGGCGATCCTGCTGGTGGGCTTCTGCCTGCTGCTGGTGCAGGGGATTTCGGAAGTGATCAAGAAGATCGCTGTCATGACCGGGCGGATCGAGGATGTTCATGCGCCCTTTTCGTCGCATGAGGCCGCGATCCGAGAAGCTGGCGTGATGGTCATTGAAGACGACGACCCGGCTGGCGGAAAGGATCGCGCGTGATCGACATTATTGCCCACAACCTTGCGCCCATCATGTTCTTGTCGATGGTCGCCTTTCTGCTGATCGGCTATCCGATCGCCTTTGCATTGGCCGCCAACGGCCTGCTGTTCTTTTTCATCGGCGTATTCCTGACCCCCTATAGCGATCAGGTCAATCTTGGCTGGAACCTGTTGGGGGCCTTGCGGGATCGGGTTTTCGGGGTAATGCGCAACGATACCTTGCTGGCCATCCCCTTCTTTACCTTCATGGGGATCGTGCTGGAACGATCGCGCATGGCCGAGGATCTGCTGGACACGATTGGCCAGCTCTTTGGTCCGGTGCGCGGCGGGCTGGCCTTTGCGGTGATCCTTGTCGGGGCCCTGCTGGCGGCGACCACGGGCGTTGTGGCGGCCTCGGTCATCTCGATGGGGCTGATCTCGCTGCCGATCATGATGCGCTATGGATATGACAAGCGCCTGTCCTGCGGCGTGATCGCCGCATCGGGGACATTGGCCCAGATCCTGCCGCCCTCTCTGGTGCTGATCGTCCTGGCGGATCAGTTGGGGCGCTCGGTCGGTGACATGTACAAGGCGGCGATGGTGCCGGCCCTGGCACTGACGGGAATATATATTGTCTATGCGGCCGTCCTGTCCTTCATTCGCCCGTCGTCGATGCCGGCGCTGCCCCCCGAGGCGCGCCAGCTTGGCAATGGTGGCTGGTCGCTGATCCTGTCCTTTGCGGCGGCGATTGGCCTGTATTTCCTGGCGGCTCATGTGTTGCGGCCCCATGCGGGCGCAGATGCGGGCATCTGGGGTGCCACGGTTGCGGTGGGTGCGTTGTTCCTGCTGGCCATCGTGGACCGTGCGCTGGGAACGGGCCTGCTGTCGCCCATGGCGCGAGAGGTCATCCTGGTGATGATCCCGCCGCTGGCGCTGGTCTTTCTGGTGCTGGGCACGATCTTCCTTGGCATTGCGACCCCGACCGAGGGGGGCGCGATGGGCGCAGTCGGGGCGCTGGTGCTGGCCTGGATGAAGAAGCGGCTCAGCTATGGTGTCATCAATCAGGCGCTGCTGGCGACGGCACGGCTGTCATCCTTCGTGATGTTCATCCTGATTGGCGCAACGGTGTTTTCGCTGACCTATTACTCGATCAACGGCCATATCTGGGTCAAGGATCTGCTGACGGCCCTGCCGGGTGGCAGATACGGCTTCCTGATCGCG
This is a stretch of genomic DNA from Paracoccus seriniphilus. It encodes these proteins:
- a CDS encoding TRAP transporter large permease, translating into MIDIIAHNLAPIMFLSMVAFLLIGYPIAFALAANGLLFFFIGVFLTPYSDQVNLGWNLLGALRDRVFGVMRNDTLLAIPFFTFMGIVLERSRMAEDLLDTIGQLFGPVRGGLAFAVILVGALLAATTGVVAASVISMGLISLPIMMRYGYDKRLSCGVIAASGTLAQILPPSLVLIVLADQLGRSVGDMYKAAMVPALALTGIYIVYAAVLSFIRPSSMPALPPEARQLGNGGWSLILSFAAAIGLYFLAAHVLRPHAGADAGIWGATVAVGALFLLAIVDRALGTGLLSPMAREVILVMIPPLALVFLVLGTIFLGIATPTEGGAMGAVGALVLAWMKKRLSYGVINQALLATARLSSFVMFILIGATVFSLTYYSINGHIWVKDLLTALPGGRYGFLIATCGIIFFLAFFLDFFELAFVIVPLLIPAANALEIDLVWFGVILAVTMQTSFLTPPVGFALFYLRSVAPQKPYKDKITGLEMDAITTAQIYRGTIPFVILQVLMIAMVIIFPRMVMHYKGPIVDTSDIKIEIPSGGLGSGGASGGFGSLGGLGGSPFGGSSDEGGPGGLDGAPDFGGGTDGADEAARPDGGLGSGMGFGSPPPGLGDN
- a CDS encoding adenosylcobinamide-GDP ribazoletransferase, which gives rise to MQQFLLATVFLTRLPLGRFLPARELALLDSVWAFPLVGGLIGLLAGLPLMFDGPPLLLAALSLALSVLLTGALHEDGLADFADSAGGKDRDGRLEIMRDSRIGSYGVMALILSSGLRLAALAAIAGPMPLIAAAVCGRAAVVITMASLLPAREDGLGRGAGRPGWRVVILSFAFALVALLMVGDGAILAMLAGLAMLSGVIRQARIRLGGQTGDVLGSVSVLVETTVLCVFALVSGS
- the cobT gene encoding nicotinate-nucleotide--dimethylbenzimidazole phosphoribosyltransferase produces the protein MKKFDQASAQAARARQDSLTKPRGALGRLEELAIFLAGWQGRVSPRLDQVQALIFAGNHGVMAQGVSPFPTSVTAQMVQNFRNGGAAINQICAAAGADLTVMPLELDRATGDFTQGNAMSAQEVHEAMACGADAVSPDSDLILLGEMGIGNSTVAAALAASVFGGEAGDWVGPGAGAAGEMLARKRRVVAEGLARHKPDTARETLAAFGGREQAAICGAVLRARELGIPVLLDGFICSAAAAVLTRDDPEALSHCLLGHESAEPGYQRLMAGLKMRPILSLDMRLGEGSGAAMALMILRGALSCHNGMATFAEAGIG
- a CDS encoding TRAP transporter small permease subunit, with amino-acid sequence MEGLLALSRGIDRVNTLIGRNASWLILLAVFVSAINAIIRKMFSISSNAWLELQWYLYGGAFMLAAAYTLLENEHIRIDIIYGRWSRRTQHWIDLLGTVFFLIPFVLLMVWLVFPSMMTSLRTHEISMNAGGLLIWPAKAILLVGFCLLLVQGISEVIKKIAVMTGRIEDVHAPFSSHEAAIREAGVMVIEDDDPAGGKDRA